Proteins encoded together in one Papaver somniferum cultivar HN1 unplaced genomic scaffold, ASM357369v1 unplaced-scaffold_21, whole genome shotgun sequence window:
- the LOC113340312 gene encoding hydroquinone glucosyltransferase-like, producing MEAASEILQPHIIMLPSPGMGHLIPFIELAKRLVLNHGFSVTFTIPAETKTGSLSKAQESVLNSLPSSINSIVLPPLDLSDILSADVKPETIVSVMVNRSLPSLSDSFKLITSTHRVVAFVVDLFGADAFDVAMEFNVKPYIFFPSTAMLLSLFFQLPKLDQDYDCEYRDVPEPIQLPGCVPINGIDLLEPLQDKKNEAYTWVLHHAKRYKSAAGVLVNTFEGLETGTIKALKEKESGNPPIYPVGPLIRTGPNDNVSDESGSLKWLDDQPLGSVLFVSFGSIGTLSSEQLTELALGLEMSEQRFLLVARIPSDDGIVFNSQGTADPFDFLPEGFLERTKNLGLVVPSWAPQVQVLGHKSTGGFLTHCGWNSTLESVVHGVPLIAWPLFAEQKMNAVMLEDLKVALRPKADERGIIGRNEISKVIRGLMEGEEGMIIKSRMSELQTAATNALEVNGFSAKSVNELASMWKN from the coding sequence ATGGAAGCAGCTTCAGAAATTCTCCAACCCCATATCATTATGCTACCGAGTCCAGGTATGGGTCATCTTATCCCATTCATTGAGTTAGCTAAACGGCTAGTTCTGAATCATGGCTTCTCAGTCACATTCACTATTCCAGCTGAAACTAAAACTGGGTCTCTTTCTAAAGCTCAAGAATCTGTTCTTAATTCCCTTCCTAGTTCTATAAACTCTATAGTTTTACCTCCTCTTGATTTAAGTGATATATTATCAGCTGATGTTAAGCCGGAAACTATAGTTTCGGTAATGGTAAATCGTTCGCTTCCCTCTCTTTCTGACTCGTTCAAACTCATCACTTCAACTCACCGAGTTGTTGCATTTGTCGTTGACCTTTTTGGTGCTGATGCTTTTGATGTTGCTATGGAGTTCAATGTCAAGCCATACATTTTCTTTCCATCAACAGCCAtgcttttgtctttatttttccaGTTGCCTAAATTGGATCAAGATTACGATTGTGAGTACAGAGATGTGCCTGAGCCGATTCAACTTCCGGGGTGTGTGCCTATCAATGGGATCGATCTTCTTGAACCGTTGCAAGATAAGAAAAACGAGGCTTACACATGGGTCTTACACCATGCAAAAAGGTATAAATCTGCTGCAGGTGTCTTGGTAAACACCTTTGAAGGTTTGGAAACGGGTACTATTAAAGCTCTGAAGGAGAAAGAATCAGGTAACCCGCCGATTTACCCGGTTGGACCTCTTATCCGGACAGGTCCGAATGACAATGTGTCTGATGAGTCTGGCTCTTTGAAGTGGTTGGATGATCAACCCCTTGGCTCCGTCCTATTCGTCTCATTTGGAAGCATCGGAACCCTCTCCAGCGAGCAACTAACTGAATTAGCTTTGGGCCTAGAAATGAGTGAGCAAAGATTTTTGTTGGTTGCAAGAATTCCCAGTGATGATGGAATAGTATTCAATTCCCAAGGTACCGCTGATCCTTTTGATTTCTTACCGGAGGGGTTCTTAGAAAGAACCAAAAACCTGGGTTTGGTTGTTCCTTCATGGGCTCCTCAAGTTCAAGTCCTTGGCCACAAGTCTACGGGCGGCTTCTTAACACATTGCGGCTGGAATTCAACCCTTGAAAGCGTGGTACACGGTGTCCCTCTGATTGCCTGGCCGCTTTTTGCAGAGCAAAAAATGAATGCTGTAATGCTTGAAGATTTGAAGGTTGCATTAAGGCCAAAGGCAGACGAACGGGGAATTATTGGACGCAATGAGATTTCTAAAGTTATTAGGGGACttatggaaggagaagaagggaTGATTATTAAGAGTAGGATGTCAGAACTTCAAACTGCTGCAACAAATGCGTTAGAAGTAAATGGGTTTTCGGCTAAGTCAGTTAATGAATTGGCAAGTATGTGGAAAAATTAG